A DNA window from Loxodonta africana isolate mLoxAfr1 chromosome 7, mLoxAfr1.hap2, whole genome shotgun sequence contains the following coding sequences:
- the CHRM1 gene encoding muscarinic acetylcholine receptor M1 — translation MNTSAPPAVSPNITVLAPGKGPWQVAFIGITTGLLSLATVTGNLLVLISFKVNTELKTVNNYFLLSLACADLIIGTFSMNLYTTYLLMGHWALGTLACDLWLALDYVASNASVMNLLLISFDRYFSVTRPLSYRAKRTPRRAALMIGLAWLVSFVLWAPAILFWQYLVGERTVLAGQCYIQFLSQPIITFGTAMAAFYLPVTVMCTLYWRIYRETENRARELAALQGSETPGKGGGSSSSSERSQPGAEGSPETPPGRCCRCCRTPRLLQAYSWKEEEEEDEGSMESLTSSEGEETGSEVVIKMPMVDPEAQAPAKQPPRSSPNTVKRPTRKGRERAGKGPKPRGKEQLAKRKTFSLVKEKKAARTLSAILLAFILTWTPYNIMVLVSTFCKDCVPETLWELGYWLCYVNSTINPMCYALCNKAFRDTFRLLLLCRWDKRRWRKIPKRPGSVHRTPSRQC, via the coding sequence ATGAACACCTCAGCCCCGCCCGCCGTCAGCCCCAACATCACTGTCCTGGCACCGGGAAAGGGTCCATGGCAAGTGGCCTTCATTGGGATCACCACTGGCCTCCTGTCACTGGCCACGGTGACAGGCAACCTGCTGGTGCTCATCTCCTTCAAGGTCAACACAGAGCTCAAGACGGTCAACAACTACTTCCTGCTGAGCCTGGCCTGTGCCGACCTCATCATCGGCACCTTCTCCATGAACCTCTACACCACCTACCTGCTCATGGGCCACTGGGCTCTGGGCACGCTAGCCTGCGACCTCTGGCTGGCCCTGGACTATGTGGCCAGCAATGCCTCTGTCATGAACCTGCTGCTTATCAGCTTTGACCGATACTTCTCCGTGACGCGGCCCCTGAGCTACCGTGCAAAGCGCACGCCCCGCCGGGCGGCCCTCATGATCGGCCTGGCCTGGCTGGTTTCCTTCGTCCTCTGGGCCCCAGCCATCCTCTTCTGGCAGTACCTGGTGGGTGAGCGGACAGTGCTGGCCGGGCAGTGCTACATCCAGTTTCTCTCCCAGCCCATCATCACCTTCGGCACAGCCATGGCTGCCTTCTACCTCCCGGTCACGGTCATGTGCACGCTCTACTGGCGCATCTACCGGGAGACCGAGAACCGAGCACGGGAGCTGGCAGCCCTGCAGGGCTCGGAGACACCAGGCAAGGgaggcggcagcagcagcagctcagAGCGGTCCCAGCCAGGGGCAGAGGGCTCCCCTGAGACCCCTCCAGGGcgctgctgccgctgctgccgGACCCCCCGGCTGCTGCAGGCCTACAgctggaaggaggaagaggaggaggacgAAGGCTCCATGGAGTCCCTCACGTCCTCCGAGGGTGAGGAGACCGGCTCCGAGGTGGTGATCAAGATGCCCATGGTGGACCCTGAGGCACAGGCCCCCGCCAAGCAGCCCCCCCGGAGCTCCCCAAATACAGTCAAGAGGCCCACCCGGAAGGGGCGGGAGCGAGCTGGCAAGGGCCCAAAGCCCCGTGGGAAGGAGCAGCTGGCCAAGCGGAAGACCTTCTCACTGGTCAAGGAGAAGAAGGCGGCTCGGACCCTGAGTGCCATCCTGTTGGCCTTCATCCTCACCTGGACACCATACAACATCATGGTGCTGGTGTCCACCTTCTGCAAGGACTGTGTTCCTGAGACCCTGTGGGAGCTGGGTTACTGGCTGTGCTACGTCAACAGCACCATCAACCCCATGTGCTATGCACTCTGCAACAAAGCCTTCCGGGACACCTTCCGCCTGCTGCTGCTCTGCCGCTGGGACAAACGTCGCTGGCGCAAGATCCCCAAGCGCCCTGGTTCTGTGCACCGCACCCCCTCCCGCCAATGCTGA